A genome region from Hevea brasiliensis isolate MT/VB/25A 57/8 chromosome 9, ASM3005281v1, whole genome shotgun sequence includes the following:
- the LOC131182921 gene encoding uncharacterized protein LOC131182921: protein MSLERRTYSCGWWNITGLPCKHAARAIGFVRGNIEEYYDDYYNIAYYLRVYVGTLHLVPQKDIKPDVEYPSMLPPPLRRQPGRPRKVRRRDESEPLAKSMRSIAVTCARCNQTGHNRRTCQYAPFRGNRAIRQRKKKQTTAQPHP, encoded by the exons ATGTCTTTAGAAAGGAGGACTTATAGTTGTGGATGGTGGAATATTACTGGTCTTCCTTGCAAACATGCTGCTAGAGCCATTGGGTTTGTAAGGGGCAATATTGAGGAATATTATGATGACTATTATAATATAGCATACTATTTAAGGGTATATGTAGGGACATTACATCTTGTCCCACAAAAAGACATTAAACCTGATGTTGAATATCCATCAATGCTTCCACCACCCTTAAGGAGGCAACCAGGCAGGCCTAGGAAAGTTAGAAGAAGGGATGAAAGTGAACCATTAGCTAAATCAATGAGATCAATAGCTGTCACATGTGCTAGGTGCAACCAAACAGGCCATAATAGAAGGACTTGTCAGTATGCACCATTTAGG gGAAATAGAGCTATTAGGCAGAGGAAGAAGAAACAAACTACTGCTCAACCTCATCCATAG